In Drosophila miranda strain MSH22 chromosome XR, D.miranda_PacBio2.1, whole genome shotgun sequence, the genomic window ACCAACTTTCTTGTGTCGTAAAATGTTCTACAAAATGTTTTcccgaacacacacacacacacacaaaatgtaTATCCCAAGTGGAAATGCATGAAAATTTCATTCGAAacttgtttttttctttttctcatataaaatttatgattttctttgttatttttgtttaaattCTTTTTATGATTATTATGTACAGTtgatttttggtttttatgGCAAGAAAATGTTTAATTTGAAGGAAACTTAAACTTTTCTGGGAAATATAaagaataaaaaaataaaaaaaataatacttAAAGATCTAGAAAAGCCTTAACTCACGGTTTCCATAGGAATAATATAGTCTTAACCGATGAAATGCCTAAAACTGATTTATTGCTAATATTTCCTTAattttttaaacttttttgCTATAACTTTTCCATTTTTGATATGTTATCTGGAAACGATTCAGCTTCAATCGTCTGAAATAAATACGCTTGGATAGTTTTAAATATTTCACACATGACCTatcgtatccagcggataTTGAAAAATATTGGTAATATTTCATTACCATTTGCAGGGGTCTACATGGCTCCTACGagggttttttttctgtttctgatgtttctgctgtttctgctgtgtgtttttcccctttttcgttctttttttttagtgTTTGCTGTCAATATGGCGCCGTTTATGACAAACTGTGCAGCGATGGCGACGACAGCTTCCTTTGCTTTAATCACACATGgacccaggcccaggccctcTGCTTTCTCCGCTTTTCGCCCTCGGTGGATGTGTGCACACATGTGTCGAAACATAATGACTCCATGGCGTCTCTTTAGAGCTCGAGTTAATGTTTCGCGTATTGATTTCGCAGCCCTTTCCTCGGCGCGGCACCACATCGCCTTGGCAACCATTCGAGTCCAAAGGGGAGACGCTGGAGGGGCATGTGGCAGGGCAAcagcatccgcatccgcatccgcatccgtaTCCGCAGCAAGTTGGCCAAGTAATTAAGGTTCTTGTAGCGTTGGCGGTTGCCTCTGCgcgatggctggctggctggctggctctcCTCGCTCCTCTCGCGTTGGTGGAACGTGCACGAAATCTAAATTTAATTTGCAACTTGTGCCAAGCGAAAGGAAAACACgaattaaatgaaatatttGTTGTGCATGAGTTTGCCATTGACGTCATTTGTTGGTATGAATGGATGCGATCTGTGGATGTATAGTGGAACAGATGGAAAGATAAATGGACAGATGCAACGTAAGATAGATGGAATCGCTTTACAGATAAAGGGGCACTAAAGAATGCGGAGACTCCAACCAAATTTGGAAGATTTTTCAGTTGATTATCTACTTGAAAAATGGAACCCAAATGAATGCAAAAATTGTCTCTTGGGCTCTTTAAAATCAATTTTCCCACCAAATTGAATTGAAAATTTCGCTTTTTTTCTGTGGCTTTGTTGCTGGCCAAAAATGCAGGCCAAAAatgttcttcttttttttttggcaacaaATTTGACATTGAATTAAGGTCTGGGCTTTTCTTTCGGGGTTACACTTTTACCGCTACCCCCTGGAAAATTACCATGAAAATGCGCAGCGTTGGGGCAGAttatctttattttttttgtcagcagtgtgtgtgtgtgtgtgtgtgtgtgagagagtcCTTGAACCTTGAGGACCCTCTAGCCGCAATTGTTTTTCTCCACGCGTCTGCTTTTCCTCTCCAAAACCACTTGAGTTTTTCCCCAAAGTCACATCAGacaaaacacaaacaaaacaaaacaaaggaaaacctacaaataaaatggaaaaagAACGCCGGATCTCGATGGCCTGAGCTTTTGATACCCTTAAAGATTTATTGGCCTTATGAATGCCATTTGTTATAGTCCTCAGATTTGGCTAAAGATCTTTGCAACTACTTGGAGCCGCAGAATATCATAGGAGGTGGTGAAACCATTATTCCTATGACACCTATAGTTGAGCGATTTGAATGATCTTTTTACTAGTATTTCTATGAAAGATGTACTATATAGTGCTCCGATTTTGGTTAATTTTAACAGAGCTTTAGATCTATATATAATAAAGCAAAATCAAGTTTCAATGAATTATCTTGAGAAACAAAAAAGTTCTAAACACTTTTGAAACGATCCTACCCCACAGCCAGGGTACGCCAAAGACCAAGCCAAAAGGTAACCCAGAACAACAGGGTCAGAAGAGACAACAGAGGGGGGGCTGCCGACCACAAATGGCCAACTTAAGCCTCAATTTGGGTTCTGGGGCGCCATGGGAGGGCCATCATACGACACGGCATGGGGGAAGGTAACATTACTAGTCGGTTCGACTGGGTTTCTGTCAAATTGCCTGGCTTAAAAATTTAATGCTCTTCGCTTATTCGAAAACAATCAAAGTTCCGTTTTTGTAGGCTCCTTTCCCCCTGGCCCCCCGTCTATCAGTATTTTCTATTTGCATCATCGGCTCGGTTCCACAGGGCGGTTATTTATTTATACGCTTGACCCGGTTACCTCATGTCCATGATGGGATATCGCCCACATCCTTTCCCGCCCTCTCTCTGCCCGGGGCTGCTTCCTTTTCCTTTTGGTGGCcatcatttgcatttgcattgaCTGCATTCTGGTCATGTGCTGCAGGTAATTGCATTCAGAGCCCTTAACCGCAGTATCGTGGCACTTGAGAGCAGACCACCCGCCCACTACCCCTCGCGCTCTGCTTATCGGAGCATCGCGAGCGGCAAATGACAATAAATATAGCGGCCACTCATACGCCATGTTGTCCCATGTAATTACCGCTCAACGCTCAGCCACACGAACGTGGGACCTTCGGGGGGTTGGGGGGAGAGCATTTCCTGTGCAAACTTTCAGGTTTTCCGACTTTTTCGTCATGGATCACGAGCCAGCGAAAAGTTTTCATTGGCCAAAAGTTAAGCGAAAGTTCTTTTGAAAGAAAACTGGAAGTTTTCCTCAAAAAGAAGGGGGGGAAGCCAGCCAATGACAGGACAGAAGTTGCTCAGCAAATTATAATCATAAAAGGGATGGCAGGAAATGGGaaataatttataatttattggAAATTCGGTCTAGATTGGGGGTATTCATGTTGTCTTCGGGGCCCATGTATGACCCACAATGCGTTAATCATTCTATTGATTTATGTGGGCTTTATGCTTCGCTGTTGCCATTCTTCTGCCCCGGCGACCTTCGCGGATTCTTCTTTGAGCAGACGCCCTCTGACCAGAACATGCCTCACAGCCAGACAAAGGCCGAccagagagagggagcgagagagagccacCATTGTCCGAGTGCAACATTCACTCACATTCCTGGCCATTGtgacagtttttttttttttgtttttgttttttcttgtATTTTTGGCCCGCGTTTTGCAATTGATTTTAGTTGTGGCCGAACCTCTAACGGCAGTGGTTGAGCAGCAACATCCTCTTAAAGAACTACACAAAAAATAGTAATATAAATCGAATAAAAATCGATTATACGCCACGTTGAACGCAGTCAAAAGTAAAAGAggaaattttgttgttgtttttgttggtgttggtgttggttcGGTTTCCCGCGAATTCAATTTAACGCCAGACTTGAGTTTAACGTGTTGGATAAGATATCAGATATCAGAGAACAGGAGACAGCCCCCAGAGGAGGAGGTGaaggagcagaggcagcaACAGTAAACGATAAAAGGATGGATTGCTGCTCTTGAAAGAACGGAATGGAGAGGGCGCTACAGTGAAGGATAGATAAAGAGCTACACTGAAAGATAGAGGAGTAAAGACACTGAAAGAAAGAGAAGCAAAGACGCTGAAAGATGGAGAAGCAAAGGCACTGAGAGACAGAGAAGCAAAGACACTGAAAGACAGAGCAGTAAAGGCACTGAGAGACAGAGAAGCAAAGGCACTGAGACCCAGAGAAGGAGCTACACTGAAAGACAGAGAATCAAAGACACTGAAAGACAGAGCAAGAGCCACACTAGAAGCTATAAAAGCTCAGAGTGCCTCCTCCTCCACTCAACGCCAGAAGAGGAGCCTCTCACTCTCACTGCTTGCTGGAAAAGAAGGCGCTGCGATTGCCTGCCCCTCAACGATTTGAAACGATGAATTGCCTCTTCAATTGAGATGCCATCGAAGCTCCTATTTAGCTGTCAACACGCTCCACCTACCAGCCTCCGACTCTAGAGGTCCAGCCTCCtttcgactcgactcgactcttCTTTTGGGCTGGCAGGATGTTTCGCAAGCGAAAACAACAGCAATTACGACTAAAGCCCCGACCCGGcgaacggaaacggaaattgTTGTTCTGCATTTTTAACAGAGGTTCGTGCCCGGGAAAGGgtgagggggagggggggaaaaCTGTTGTTCATTTCCACAACTCCACTCACACTCGCTGGCAATGAATTTTTAATGCGTAGGCGTTAACCCCAGGACCCACAATTACACATACCCCTCACTTCAAAGGATACAGAGAGAGGGCGAGAGGGCGagagggagaacaaaaagaaTCCTTGATCCCATTTTCCCCGAAAAATGGCAACAAAACCCCGTTTTTCGAGGCACAATCACTTGTTGAGTGCTTGGTCCTGGGCTCCTGGACTCCCCGTCTCCCCGTCTCCCTGGGAGATGGCTAATAGTCGAGCAATTAAtttgccccaccccccctCCCTCCGTTCCCCAACCCGTTCCCCGCTTTAGGGCCATCATTAATCAGCGGGCAAATTTGATAAACGCCATGATTTAATCATCAATTACAGCCAAACGGAAAAGCGAAAAGTTTCCCATGAAAATGCATGAAATTTCCCCCATTTTTCCAGGGcaaatatttacatattttaTAGATTGATTGGCGGGGCCATGCCCGAGGGGAGTATTTTTTTTCATATGGATTTCTGGTTGATTTAATAATGCATTTTCTGTGCATGAGATATCCTTTCGATTATTCTACATTCTCTATCCCTATTCCTATTTAGGAGTGTATCTCCTGTCTCGTCCTTTCATCTTTTCTGCTCTGTGATTTCGCCTCGATTGCCCTTCAATGTCTTGTAATCAGGGCCATACattttaatttgatttgaCTTGAGTtatttgcttatttctatGGCATCCACAAACAACGACACAAAATTCACAGACAACATTCCCCAAAAAAAAGACCAACGATGTGGCCAAATCACATGCCCTGCCATTCAAATGGTTGACAAAGCGGGCTACAAGGACTTTAAGAAGTGCTTCGGAATTGTAAGACAAAACCCTAGGGATCTGGACAGTATTTTATCGGTGGGCTATCGGTTTTCCACCAAAGAATTCAATACATTCTTGGCTCTTTTTGAGGTGTATTTCATAGATATCTCAGGAAACCAATGCCTCCATGAGCCTTGGCACAGTTTTGTCTCTCAAAAAAGGTATGGTCTAAGAAAGAATTCCCAAAGGAACGCTATAAGAATGGTGTTATATTAAATATAGAATTCTGAACGAAATCCTCGAGGCTCTGCTATTCTCCGCCTTCTTATGGCCCTGCCCGATAAGGGCATCCCTGCATTTGTCATATCTTTATCCCTCGCTCATTTTCTATTGGTATTTACCCCACGGTGAGGGATTTTCCCATACAAACACTTGACTTTATTTAACTTGAATTATTCTTTCAATTTCTCATGCCtgaatctctctctctctctttcttccTATCTCTTTTGCAGGTAAGTCTGACATTGATGGACTACATCCAaccacacagccacacagacacacacatgaGGATGATAATGAGGCGAAACCGAAGTTCGTGGGCGGATTTTCCCAAGAAAAGCGGCGGTGGAGGAAGCAGCGTGGACTTCCCCTGAAATGTATGCAATGACTTTTGACATTCGCCCACTTTCCAGAGACATttggcgtgtgtgtgtgggtttaCTTATGCGTGGgattttattttcttctaaaTCGGGGCTCTATCGAGGCGCTGGCTGTGGCAGGAGGCGCCTGCCTGCTCTATCGAGGCGCTGGCTGTGGCGGGAGGCGCCTGCCTGGTCTATCGAGGCGCTGGCTGTGGCAGGAGGCGCCTGCCTGCTCTATCGAGGCTCTGGAGTCGCCTCCTCCTGCTCTATCGAGGCTCGGGAGTCGCTTCCGCCTGCTCTATCGAGGCGCTGGCTCTGGCGGGAGGCGCCTGCCTGCTCTATCGAGGCTCTGGAGTCGTCTCCTCCCGCTCTATCGAGGCTCTGGAGTcgtctcctcctcctctatCGAGGCTCTGGAgtcgcctcctcctcctctatCGAAGCTGGTCGAGGAGGCGACTGCCTGCCTCTTCTATTAAGGCGTCAGCCCTTCCCCTTTCGAGGATGTGGTAGGCGTCATCGCCTCTGTCTCTATAATTCTGTGGCAGACGTCGCCTCCTCCTCTATCCAGGATGTGGTGGGCGTGTTGCCAGCCCTCCTCTAGCCAGGATGTGGTGGGCGTCTATCGAGGCTGTGGTAGGCGTTGCCTTCTGTGGCTTACCGTCGTCCCACCTCGATGCAAATTAGATTTGGATTTGGAAATTTCCCGCCACTCCCCTCTTTTTTTATACCACATATCTCAAAGTTTGTTCCACGTTTAATGCCAGgcaggcaaaaaaaaaaaagaaaacgaacAATTTCCACATGGTGGATGACGACGCCTCCTGGTGATGACGGCTTTTCTCTCTATCCCCCCCCACCCTTCCCCGCGCCCCACTGTGGGGGGATTTCCTCTGCACAGTGGGTTGGCGGGAGTGGGAATGAAAACACAGTTTCTGTTTGTTCTTGAGGCAAAGAAAAACAATGGGGTAATAATGGAAAATTAAGTGAAAAGTttattggtttttctttctaCATAGAGGTGGGTGGAAAAGCACTACTTGGGTGTAGAATTTAAGATTATAAATGTGGAAAATGGGAGTAAACATTCTTTGTTCCATGCACCGTGTGCAATGGTGGGTTTTTCCGAATTTCCTCCGAATTTCCCCTGGAGCTGGCAATTTCCTTGCTTTTCTAAATGCATTCTCCTTTGCATTTATTTCGTACACAAGCCACTcgtgtttatgattttcttctTTACGCATTCATCATTTCCCGCGCAGTTTTCCTTTATTCCGTTTTCCGTTTTCCGTTTTGCGTTATCATTGCGACCCAATTTTCCTTTTCGCTGGCATTTTGAATGCTCCTTTGGTTTGCTTTACTTTTCGTTGGGGCATTTGCATTTTGGCCAATTCGAAACCACAGTGCCACAATGCCACAATGCGCCTGAAAGCAtgccacacgcacacacacacacacacacacacacatagacatATGCAATATGCAAATGGCGACAGCGACTAAGAAAAGAATGAGGAGAATGGCAGAATGGCAGAGGGGGGTGCGGGCGAGAAAAGATACCGACTGGAACCTGAAGTAAAGTCCATGCAGCATGCAGCATGCACCCTGCCactccactctccactctctctctctctctgcactGCACTTAACCCATTGCGTGCTTGGGACAACATGCGGCAACTTAGTTGCCATAATTTGCACATTTTAGCAAACGATGCatgtgcccccccccccccgcccgCCCGTGCTGTGTATCTGCCACTTGCCACATGATATACGAGGCGAATGCTTTTGATAGCCGGAACGGAAATTGCAAAGCAAAAACCAAACAGCTAATTCGTAAATATTTTAAACTCTCTTGGCCCCCCAATCCCCTGTCCCCTCTCAGAGCAAAATAGTTTTTGGGGGACTCTTTAGATCGGGAATTATCAGTTTTATTCGTTCATTGGGCTGTCATCAAGGATCGATCGTACAGTGAGCACTCGCACACTCCTTTCAACGTCTGTGGGGATCCATTTAACGTCTCAGATACAGAGAGCTGTAGGGATATCCGGCGCTGTAGGCATACGGCGAGGCGGCATACACGCCGCTGGTGTAGGCGGCGGTGTAGGGCGAGGCGTAGACGCCGCCGGTGTAGGCCGCATAGGGCGTGGCTGCCACATAGGGCGTGGCCGCCGTGTAGGCGGTCAGGAATTGGGGCTTGGCGGCGGCCAAAGCAACGACGGCGAAAAGGCACAGAGCGAACTGGGAACAGAAAGatggagagatggagagattTCTTGGATGAGCTGATCCCGGGGGAGTCTTCCTTTCGGGGATCCACTGGTCTACTCACAAACTTGAACATCTTGTGGGGCTTGTGGGgattgctgtggctgctggtggAACAGAAACTGATATGATTTACCAACCCCAAAGGTAGTGGCTTTTATAGTCAAAGTTTGGCTCGGCCGTGGGGGAGGGAGGAGCCTCTACTCCGCAGGGAGGAAGGCCGGcagtgtggtgtgtgtgcggtaGGTCACTCTTGACCGTGGCACGTTCCCTCCGTTTCTGTTTTGGGCAGGGCAGGGGGGGGGGCGTGGCTCCGTTTAATTTTGCTTTTGGCCCCCAAAGTCTCGTCTTTATGGCTGCCTTGCGATTCGTGCGTTGCATCACTAATAGATGTTTCGTTTACCTAAGCTTCGAGGCAAGTATCTGTCTATCTGTCTAACAGGGGCTGGGGGGGGAGAAGTATCTATTGTGTGAAACGGAAGCAATCCGAAATTCCCCAAGCCAATGCCATTTGACCTTTGGCAATGTTAATTTGTTGAGACAATTATCGTTATGACTGCAGGAAAGTGCCTTCTCCGAGTTCCTTTAATTCCGTAGTCTTGTTTTACCAACCCCCAACCCCTCTTCCCGCTTGCCCCATCACTCTGCCCCGCTTTCCCAACTGTTCTTCCCGCTTTCTCCGCCATTCTCCTCGCTTTCCTTCACTGCATTTCCTTTGTTCTGCTGCAGTTCTTTCTGTTGGGGATATCAAATCGTCTTGTGGTTGCCTTTTAAGAGGGTTTTCGTCTTTTATCTTCCACATCCACTATTTCGTATAGCTCTCATGGTACAAACTCCCCTATAACTTCCTATAACAATCAATCAAATCTTACACTTTTCAACCAATTCCGATCATAGAAATAATGAATATATTCGAGGGTATCCGTACTTCGTTCTCTCATAAAAAGTTTCCCTTCTACGAGCatattttcctttttctttgtTCCAGTTTTCACTCCACAAAAAAACATTCAATTTGTCAAGTTGTAAAATTAAAGCagcttctctctctctctctctctctccctctctttgtTCGTTCTTCTATTGTTGCAGTCTGTTCTAcgtctccttctcctccttctcctgcaTCTTCTTCTACTCCTCCTCCTTTGGCTGTTGTGAATTTTGCATCTAAAATACAATATAAATTAAGTTGGCAGCTCTCTGCCATTGCAATGAATGGGCAGCTCTTTTATCAGGATTCTCAAGTTAATTTTCTTGAAGGATAGTCGCATGGGGGCGGTGCATTGAAGATGCTAGGGCGATTTTCTGTGATGATAGTGGAATAGTGGAAGCAAGGCCCTCTATTTTGTATACTAACTAAATGTATCTTTCAGTTAAACAATAGATGAGCCCTGAAAAAAGTGTGAAAACTGTTCATTTTTACCCATTTCCCTCAAAAGATCGCAAAACTACAGTTTTAAGATCTCCTTAACAGTTGCACATTCACTTGGATTCTTTTTCCACGGTTTCTATGAATATTCCCTCCAGAATATTTTCGAAATTCCCTTCGATCCGCTCGGCAACAGTTGCAAATTCTTCTGAATCTCGCGCCCACAGTTGAACGTTTACAGTTTCTTACAGTTTCTTACAGTTTCAAATTCACACAAATTCTACTGATCGCAGTTTAACATGCACTGCTATGATAAACACTTTCTCCAACCAGAACACTTTTCATTCTCAACCCCCTTTCAAAATCTGTTTCCATACAGTTTTTATTCTGCGACACAGTTTTAACTTTTTACAGTTTCTAATTCATTGAAACGTTTTTCTCGCATGCTATAAACGGCAGTTACTCAAAAACGGTTCGTACCAGTGACTCTACAAGCCACTCCAGCGCCCAAAAAACTGTTGTGCATtttgctctctcgctctctttcatGTTCCTGCTCTCTTTGGACTTGCGCTCTGCTATGCATTTGCCGGCATTTTTggaaacaacaaaacaaaaacacaagcAACATTCCTGCGCCGCCGTTATCCCGTCCCCCTCTCCATCGACACACAGTTTTAAGTTATTTTACAGTTTCAGTGTACCGTCAGACGAAACATTTTACTCCCATGCTATAAATGACACTTACTCTAAAACGTTTCATGCCACGGCAGCGCTTCAAAAACTGTTGTCAATTttgcactctctctctctcgctctctttgaTGTCGCTGCTCTCTTTGGACCTGCGCTCTGCTATGCATTTGCCGGCATTTTTGGaaacaaaaatacaaacaaCATTCCTGTGGCAACGTTACCCCGCCCCCCACCACATCGTGGCACCCCCGCCCGCTAACAGGGAGCATAACTAAAGCCAGTGATACTTCCGTTCACAAAAACAGTGCAAATATGTGCTATTTGTTTCCGTCTATGGGATAGTCCACTGTActtatgcatgtatgtatttgTGTAAACCAAAATAAAATGTGGGCCCAAAAATAGGAGACGCCATCAGCCactttggaaaattcttgaAGAGCAATTTTTGGAAAAACTTAGAAGAGATTTTCCCTCTTTTTGTTTATGGTATTTCcctgtgcatgtgtgtgtgtttgtttttgtggaAAAACAAGGCAAAATTTGCTTTTGaagtgttttgttttttctttcaaCGATTGCTTCATGCGATTCCGGTGGCCGCTCCTAAGGGGAGGGCTTTGTTTTGTTACAGTTTGAAAATGGTTGATGGCAGGGAgtggtggggaggggaggggaggggcgTATAGTGCTTGCAAAAGCAaaatattatttgtatttatctTTTATTTTACTTTGGTATGCAAATGAATTTTCAATGATAGTTTCGACATTTTCCAGATAcaatttccattccatttccaAGCTGGCGGAAATTATTTTTGGGGTATGTTGTGGTTGATGCTGGGGAGGGGGTTTCGATTGCGAAGGGGTATGGAATAAGCCAATAAATATGTGAGGTTGAAGGTTCAGAAGTTTTCCAACGGAAAAGTGTCTTTGATAGTagtaaataataatttttattGGAATTCCAAAACGGCAGCATAAATCCAAGTCCAATTTAAACTAAAAACTCTAAAGAATAAGGCTAAACAAATGAATGATTCAACGATTATATGGATATACTTTATTCTAATAGGGATAGGAATAGGGAATGCCCAACAAAATGTCATTAAAAATGATTTTGGATACAGTTTTTCATCCGCTGAAGCCAATCTGCAAAGCCCTTTTTCGACTCCTCTGCAACGAGTGCTTTTTTGGGGAAAATTCGTTCTTCTTGATGGCCAACTGTGGTGCATCCAATGTTGAATGTATCTTGGTAGCTTTTGTGCCCAAAGTTGCCTATATCTCATGGCACAGCATCCATTGTTCGCGTGGTTCAGTGGCCTTGACCGAGGCCTTCTAGTCTTGAAGATCCACGTCGAACATAGTAGAAACCCATGACCATGTGTTACGATATAAAAGGCGATGGTAGAAGAAAAAGTTATGTGCATGATTTGGCCAAAAAAGTCAATCTTTTCAATGGAACTGGCGACTGTGAACTGGTCATACTAGAAATGGCCAAGACTACGGACTTAAAAGGCTGCCCTCGTATGTAAGAACCAGAAAGAAGAGTTTGGAAGTTGAGTTCGGCTGTTacatttgttttgaatataacagtctttttttttttgttaatttgaACCCTAGTAGGCCCCTCCAGCAACATGCTAGCAACATACAGCATGCTGCTGTATACATACGGTGCGGCTGAACGAATAGGTTCCACAATTTTCAAAAGTAAAACCGCCATACCGAACTGTTCTGGGCTATGGCAAGGTatggatcccaggcaaaaatgGTTCATCAACATTTCAAGGAAACACGCACCTCACCTCACCGTGCTTGATCAATAATATGCTGTGATTGCTTAACAGCCGTGTAAACATTCACGATAGGTTAGGAATTGGGGTGGATTTTACCGTGTGTGCGTTGGATTTTCTGGGCCGTTTTGCTTTTTGTCCATACCTTGCCGGCAACATGTTTTCAACAGTGAAATGggcatttcggtatatttctgagggtctgTTATGGTACAACATGGTATGTTATGCAAAGGGGGTGGACTTTACCTTACATGTGTTGCATTTTCTTGGCCGTTTTGCCTGTTGTTCATACCCCGTTGTTCGCGATTTCACAGCGGAGAAATATTACAAATTTTACAAGATCAAATAGTATTATTTTCAGCGGTTTATTCAAGCTGATGAGCTGTTAAGCTCGTTTTTGCCATCAGTGTATTTTTTAAGGGatacggtatatttcggtatatttctgagggtagACGCTCATAATGCGACGAAAAAATGAGTCGTAATTTTGAATGGGCTATATAAAGGGGAATGGACAACAGGCAAAAACAGCCAAGAAAGATTTCACGGCTGGTACAAACCTCACCTCGCCGTGTTTTGACGAGCAATATACCTTGAAAACAAAAACGACTATGTTGTTTTCAAGGTATATTAGGCAAATAGGGTGGATTTCACCTTGCGTGCGTTGAATTTTCTGGGCCGTGTGGCCTGTCGTCCATACCATTTTTTCCTCCCATtatgtagcaaatgtgtaGCTTCCGTGTATTTGCCATGTAATGAATTGAGCAAATGTAAATTCATCTCGCAATGTTATCAAAATATCAAATTTTCCAATTTTTTTGAACTGAGCGGTTGCTGCGCGTCGTTGCCGAATTAAGTAAATTAAGTAAGAGCAGCTTTTAACCGCACGGAATTCTGTCGTCGTCGCGCTGCGATTGCGTTTGTTGTGTGCCGACagcttaaaaaaaaataaaataaaaataaataaaatatattagTTTGAATTAAAGCTGATTTCACGGCTCAAAACAAATTTCTAGCCAACGGCAAAAATTAGACGCggctttgttttttttaaattttttccgcattttgcgtttttgttttgttttagcGGCGCGTCGCTTGGCGTgtttcatttgttttttttctgtttttgctTCAGTAAATTATTACTAGGtaaaagaaaagcaaacaaGCAAACATACTGCGAATTTGTTATTGCAGTCGCCCCAACAAGTGTAAGTGCAGAAGTGCTCCAAAAGAATGtggaaaagaagaagaa contains:
- the LOC108151651 gene encoding uncharacterized protein LOC108151651, whose translation is MFKFFALCLFAVVALAAAKPQFLTAYTAATPYVAATPYAAYTGGVYASPYTAAYTSGVYAASPYAYSAGYPYSSLYLRR